The Candidatus Methylomirabilis limnetica sequence CTTACGATGAGCTACCGGTGGCAGACGGGCAATCAGGTGGCTTCGGTGCTCCTTGGGGCAGTGGCGTTGTTCGGGTGCCTCGTGTACCTCGCTTGGACCAACCCTCCCCAAAACCCGCTTGATTGGGTTATGCTTGTCGTCGTATCGCTGGCAGGTGGAATCATGGCGCCGGCAGCTAAGGATTTGGTGATGGCCCTCAAGCGGGTGCGGAGCGGTGGCTAGGTATTTCGATCCACCCGAGGACTACAGACCCGGACTCGCTTTCCAGCTTCGCGAGCGGAAAGAGGGTGGAGACCTGCAGCCTGAGGTTCGTCAGTCGCCGCCGCTCGCCACGCGCACGCCGGGCGCCGCTCCTCGGACAAGTACGGCCGAGACGCGCGAGTTGGGCCACGCCCGAGTAATTCGGTAAGCTCGAATCTGTGCTTATCTCTCCGTACCCCGGTACGACCAGTCCAACAGCTCGACGGGGTGCAGAACCCGGATCTGAAGTCCACGCTCCCTGAGGCCCTTCTCGATCTGGAGGGAGCAGCCGGGGTTGCCGCTCAGCACTACGTCAGCCCCCGTCTCCCTGATCCGCTCGACCTTGCGATCGAGCAACTGCTGAGCCACGTCGGGATGAAGGAGATTGTAGATCCCGGCGCTGCCGCAGCAGAAGTCGGATTCTCTCAGCTCGACCAACCGGAGGCCCGGGATCGTATTCAGCAGTCGCCTCGGCTCCTGCCGAATCTTCTGGCCGTGCACCAGATGACCGGCGTCATGATAGGTAACCGTCAGGTTCAGCGGCTGGAGCTTACCGCATAACGGGAGCCCAGCCAGAAGCTCTGAGACATCCCGCACCTTCCTACTGAAGGCCTCAGCCCGCTTGGCGTAGTCTGGGTCAGCTTGGAACAGCTCCCAATACTCCTTCATCACCGAGCCGCACCCCGCCGCGTTCACAGCGATAACATCGACGTTCGCCAGCTCGAAGCACTCGATTGTCCGCCGCGCCAGCAGCTTCCCTCGTTCCCGCTCCCCCTCGTGAACCAGGAGCGAACCGCAGCACTCTTGGTTCCTTGGCACCACCACCTCGTAGCCATTCTCGCTCAGAACCCGGACCGTGGCAGCATTCACGTGGGCGAAGAAGAACCGTTGGACGCAGCCGAGCAGGAGCCCAACCCGCCCACGCCTCTGACCTTTGGCTGGTGTGA is a genomic window containing:
- a CDS encoding (Fe-S)-binding protein gives rise to the protein MVSQSAETIGAGAFDQLDPPDPELYLDCIHCGFCLPTCPTYLVLGNEMDSPRGRLYLIRTASEGKIGASDSFVKHMDLCLLCRACETACPSGVKFGFLMEAARGQIARRYQYPPAERRFRDFILHTFTDLGRLRTLTSLLRLYQRLGLQRLIRASGLLSFFGRLGQMEALLPEIAAPCLGELPEVTPAKGQRRGRVGLLLGCVQRFFFAHVNAATVRVLSENGYEVVVPRNQECCGSLLVHEGERERGKLLARRTIECFELANVDVIAVNAAGCGSVMKEYWELFQADPDYAKRAEAFSRKVRDVSELLAGLPLCGKLQPLNLTVTYHDAGHLVHGQKIRQEPRRLLNTIPGLRLVELRESDFCCGSAGIYNLLHPDVAQQLLDRKVERIRETGADVVLSGNPGCSLQIEKGLRERGLQIRVLHPVELLDWSYRGTER